A stretch of the Flavobacterium sp. 5 genome encodes the following:
- a CDS encoding DUF5675 family protein, which yields MVLVLTRTYFPEGTNGKLVYDGKIICNTIELPWKDNISQVSCIPEGEYFIQKRYSRKFRWHLEILDVPQRNLILFHPANHALTELNGCIAPVTQLSGQGRGLQSRLAFAKLKKLVFSQLDAKESVLLLVQSYAE from the coding sequence ATGGTTTTGGTATTGACGAGAACTTATTTCCCTGAAGGAACTAATGGAAAACTTGTCTATGATGGCAAAATAATCTGTAATACAATTGAATTGCCATGGAAGGACAATATTAGTCAAGTTTCCTGTATTCCAGAAGGGGAATATTTTATTCAAAAGCGATACAGCAGAAAATTTAGATGGCATTTAGAAATACTAGATGTGCCTCAGAGAAATCTAATTCTGTTTCATCCTGCGAATCATGCTTTAACTGAGCTCAACGGCTGTATTGCTCCAGTAACTCAACTTTCTGGTCAAGGACGCGGACTCCAATCCAGACTTGCCTTTGCAAAGCTTAAGAAATTGGTTTTTTCTCAACTTGATGCGAAAGAGAGTGTGCTGCTGCTTGTTCAGTCTTATGCTGAATAG